A single genomic interval of Peromyscus leucopus breed LL Stock chromosome 7, UCI_PerLeu_2.1, whole genome shotgun sequence harbors:
- the Nprl2 gene encoding GATOR complex protein NPRL2 — protein MGSSCRIECIFFSEFHPTLGPKITYQVPEDFISRELFDTVQVYIITKPELQNKLITVTAMEKKLIGCPVCIEHKKYSRNALLFNLGFVCDAQAKTCALEPIVKKLAGYLTTLELESSFVSTEESKQKLVPIMTILLEELNASGRCTLPIDESNTIHLKVIEQRPDPPVAQEYDVPVFTKDKEDFFNSQWDLTTQQILPYIDGFRHVQKISAEADVELNLVRIAIQNLLYYGVVTLVSILQYSNVYCPTPKVQDLVDDKTLQEACLSYVTKQGHKRASLRDVFQLYCSLSPGTTVRDLIGRHPQQLQHVDERKLIQFGLMKNLIRRLQKYPVRVAREERSHPARLYTGRHSYDEICCKTGMSYHELDERLENDPNIIICWK, from the exons ATGGGCAGCAGCTGCCGCATCGAATGCATATTCTTCAGCGAATTCCACCCAACGCTGGGACCCAAAATTACCTATCAG GTCCCTGAGGATTTCATCTCCCGCGAGCTGTTTGACACGGTCCAGGTGTACATCATCACCAAGCCCGAGCTGCAGAACAAGCTTATCACTGT CACAGCCATGGAGAAGAAGCTGATTGGCTGCCCCGTGTGCATTGAACACAAGAAGTACAGCCGCAATGCCCTCCTCTTCAACTTGGGCTTCGTGTGTGATGCTCAGGCCAAGACGTGTGCTCTGGAACCCATTGTTAAAAAGCTGGCTGGCTACTTGACCACACTGGAG CTGGAAAGCAGCTTTGTGTCCACAGAGGAGAGCAAGCAGAAGTTGGTGCCCATCATGACCATCTTACTGGAAGAACTAAATGCCTCCGGCCGGTGCACTCTACCTATTG ATGAATCCAACACCATCCACTTGAAGGTGATTGAGCAGCGCCCTGACCCTCCTGTGGCTCAGGAGTATGATGTGCCGGTCTTCACCAAGGACAAAGAGGATTTCTTCAACTCGCAGTGGGACCTCACCACACAGCAG ATCCTGCCCTACATTGATGGATTCCGCCATGTCCAGAAGATCTCTGCTGAGGCTGACGTGGAGCTCAACCTGGTGCGAATCGCCATCCAGAACCTGCT GTACTATGGTGTCGTGACGCTGGTATCCATCCTCCAG TATTCCAATGTGTACTGCCCAACGCCAAAAGTCCAGGACCTGGTGGATGACAAGACCCTACAGGAGGCGTGTCTGTCCTACGTCACCAAGCAAG GACACAAAAGGGCCAGTCTCCGAGATGTATTCCAGCTATACTGCAGCCTAAGCCCCGGCACCACTGTGCGAGACCTCATCGGCCGCCACCCCCAGCAGTTACAACACGTGGATGAAAG GAAGCTGATCCAGTTTGGGCTCATGAAGAACCTCATCCGGAGACTGCAGAAGTATCCAGTTCGGGTGGCTCGGGAGGAGCGGAGCCATCCTGCCCGCCTTTACACAGGCCGCCACAGCTACGACGAGATCTGCTGCAAGacag gcatgagctaccatgaaCTGGATGAGCGACTAGAAAATGACCCCAACATCATCATTTGCTGGAAGTGA